TCGGTGTCTTACCCTTTTCGAATTCTTTCAGCTCTGCTTCCAGGATAGCAAGGTTCTCTTTCTTCAATGCAAGAGGCTCGTTCGCATCCACGGTATCATCCGCTTGACGGCAAAACGCATAAATAGCATAGACAGCTTTTGCTTTGTCTTTCGGCAACTTGGAAAAGGCAGTATAAAAGCTTTTAGATGACGCTTTTATAACTTTTTCACAGTATGCGTAGTCTTTTTTCAGTTCTGTTTCAACCATCCCACTCACTCTTTCATTTATTTATTGTCATCTAACATCAACTCGTCGGCAGCAATTTTACCAGATAATAACACAATCGGAACGCCCGCTCCCGGGTGGGTACTGCTTCCTGTAAAGTAAAGATTTTCACACGCTTCTGCTTTCGCTTGTGGACGGAAGTGATTACTTTGCAGCAAGGTTGGTTGCAAGCCGAAACATGCGCCGTTATAAGCATTGAATCGTTCTTGGAAATCAAGTGGTGTAATCATGCTCTCAGAGATAATTTCATTTTCGATATTACTCATTCCTGGCAAATCACTGACAGCTTTCAAAGCTTTTGTACGATAGTAAGCGACCGTTTCAGGATCATTCCAATCATAGTCCGCCGTTTCCAAATCGGAGACTGGCATCAACACATACAGCCCTTCTTTTCCTTCTGGTGCGACAGTCGGGTCAATCTTAGAAGCTGCAACGATATAAATAGATGGATCTTCAATAAACTCACCCGAGAATACTTGCTCCATATTTTGGTCCAAGCTTTCTGAGAATACGAAGGTATGTACATGTTCCAAGTCATCGTATTTGCGGTCCATTCCTAAGTAGAGAATAAAGCAAGAACATGAATACTTCATTTTATCGATTTTCTCATCTGTATATTTGCCTTTTGCAGAAACATCTTTTACTAGATTCTTCATTGCATAAGGGAAATCTGCATTACACACCACGTAATCAGCGTGTTCAGCTTTTTCATTTACCCATACACCCGTAGCACGGCCATTTTCAATGCTAATTTCATCTACTGGCGCATCATAGTGAATCTTTCCACCCAATTCTAAAAATGCGCGTTCCATTCCTTCGGCCATCTTGTGCATACCGCCCTCGATGTACCAAATTCCATAAAGGAGTTCAATCATCGGTATAATCGTATAGAGAGACGGGCCATTATTTGGGCTTACACCGATATACAATGTTTGGAACGTCAGCATTTGACGGATTTTTTCATCTTTAACAAATTTTGAAATAGAATCTGTAGCGGAATCAAATGTTTTTAATTGGAGCGCTTTTCGTATCATTGAAGGATTGTAAAAATCTCTCTTATTGCGGAAAGGACGCTGTAAAAAGTTATCACGAGCCACAGAATAGCGCTCATAAATACTACTCAAATACTTCAAGAACCCAACTGCGTCTTCGGGACTTATTTCTTCCAGTGTTTTCATCAGCTTTACCAAATCAGATGAAATATCAATACTTTCCGTTCCCTTGTGGAAGTAAGAACGATACATCGGATCTAAACGTTTCATGGGAATATAGTCATCCGGGTCGTTGCCCGCATATTCGAAAATTTCTCGATAAAGATCCGGCATCATGACGATGGTTGGGCCTAAATCAAACTTAAAACCATTCTTCTCAATCACGTGCATCTTTCCGCCAGGTAAGCTTTCTTTTTCATAAATTTCTACTGCATAGCCATCTTTTTGTAAGCGAATCGCACTGGATAAGCCTGCCACGCCTGCTCCGACTACGATAACTTTTTTCTTTTCCATAATTACAACACCGTCTCTCTATTTGCTCTGTCACGACTATCATAGTTTATATCTTGTACGATGTAAACCTTTTTTAGCTCTTTTTTAAAATAAAAGAAAACGTTTTACATCGCGTGCGATGTAAGGTAAGATGAAGCTGATTATTACGAACTTAGAAGCAGGAGGAAATAGCATGTCTCAAAATAAAACAGCAGTTGTCATCGGTGGAGGCCTTGGTGGTCTTTCTGTTGCGGTTTGACTTGCTCAAAAAGGTTTTCAAGTTCAATTGTATGAAAAGAACTCACATTTAGGCGGAAAATTAAATCGCTTGAACACAAAGAGCTTTTGTTTTGATCTTGGCCCTTCTATTTTGACGATGAAACCTATTTTCGAAAAATTATTCAACGCAAGCAATGTAAAAATGGATGACTATATTGAAACTGTTCGTATCGATCATGAATGGCGCTCATTTTTCCCTGATGGAACCATCTTGGATCTTTATGGTGATTTAGAGATAATGTTGATCTTAAATGACGACTTGTCGGAACAAGATATTGCCGAATACCATGACTTTTTAGAATACGCACGCGGTTTGTATGAAATAACGGAAGAAGGCTACTTTGAAGAAGGACTTGATAATACGATGGACGTCTTGAAAAACCATGGTTTAATCCATTCCTTTAAAGAGTTCGATTTACTAACAACAATGTATGATGCCATTGCCAAACGCATCCAAAATCAAAAACTACGTGATATGTTGGCTTACTTCATCAAATACGTGGGTTCTTCTCCTTATGATGCACCTGCAGTCTTAAACATGATGATATATATGCAGCACAAACAAGGTATCTGGTATGTACCGGGCGGCATGCATGGCATCGCAAACGGAATCGTGAAGCTCGGAGAAGAAATCGGCGTTCACTTCTATCCGAACCAAGAAGTTGTGCGCTTAATAAAAAATGACGATCAAATCGAAGCAGCGGAATTAGCAGATGGCACGAGAGTAACCGCTGATTATTTCGTTTCCAATATGGAAGTCATTCCTGCCTACGACAAACTTCTCAATGAAAAAGAATCATTTATCAAAAAACTAGAAGTCAAATTTGAACCTGCCAGTTCTGGACTGGTTCTTCATCTCGGTGTAGAGGGCTCATATCCACAATTGGCGCA
This genomic interval from Jeotgalibaca porci contains the following:
- a CDS encoding phytoene desaturase family protein — translated: MEKKKVIVVGAGVAGLSSAIRLQKDGYAVEIYEKESLPGGKMHVIEKNGFKFDLGPTIVMMPDLYREIFEYAGNDPDDYIPMKRLDPMYRSYFHKGTESIDISSDLVKLMKTLEEISPEDAVGFLKYLSSIYERYSVARDNFLQRPFRNKRDFYNPSMIRKALQLKTFDSATDSISKFVKDEKIRQMLTFQTLYIGVSPNNGPSLYTIIPMIELLYGIWYIEGGMHKMAEGMERAFLELGGKIHYDAPVDEISIENGRATGVWVNEKAEHADYVVCNADFPYAMKNLVKDVSAKGKYTDEKIDKMKYSCSCFILYLGMDRKYDDLEHVHTFVFSESLDQNMEQVFSGEFIEDPSIYIVAASKIDPTVAPEGKEGLYVLMPVSDLETADYDWNDPETVAYYRTKALKAVSDLPGMSNIENEIISESMITPLDFQERFNAYNGACFGLQPTLLQSNHFRPQAKAEACENLYFTGSSTHPGAGVPIVLLSGKIAADELMLDDNK